CAGCATGCGGTGCGTACCCATGTTGACCGCCTGGAACGTATGGTTTTCACCGTGTTAGAATCCTATGGGCTGGTCGGGCGTAATGATGATGCCGGTCCAGGTATCTGGGTGGGTGATGCCAAAATTGCTTCCATCGGTGTCCGGGTAACACGGGGTATCTCTATGCATGGGTTAAGCCTGAACCGGGAACCCGATCTTAGCCATTTTGGTGGTATTGTCCCCTGCGGTCAGCCTGGCAGGCCGGTGACTTCATTGGTTGCAGAGGGGGTTGAGGTCACCCGTGACGCTTTGGAAAAACGCATGGTGGCTGCGTTTGAAACAATCTTTAATGCACGCTGTGTAGCGGAGTAGCGCGTTATGACTTGGTCCCCTGAGACCCCATATGTGACGGTGGATATTCTGATCCAAATGGTGGACCAACCGGGGAGCCCTGTGGTGTTGATTGAACGGGTTAACCCCCCACATGGTTGGGCCTTGCCTGGTGGGTTTGTGGATCGTGGTGAGCGGGCCGAGGTTGCGGCCATACGCGAAGCCAAAGAGGAAACCTGTTTGGATGTCACGCTAACCGGACTGTTGGGGGTTTATTCAGATCCCAAGCGGGACCCCCGTTTACACACCTGTAGTATGGTCTACGTGGCTGAAGCCACAGGTCAACCCAAGGCTGCGGATGATGCCAAAAATATCCGTGTGGTTGATCCGACAGCGCCTGGTGTGGCCTTGGCTTTTGATCATGATTTAATTTTGGCTGATTTGGTTGCGTATCGTGCCCATGGGGCTGTGGCACCACTACGCATGGTCTGAACAGATAAAGGGAGCGGTTTCCCATGAGGGGAAAAGTAGAGATACGGTTGGGCGTATGGGCCTTTTTGTTATGGGGGTTGGTTGCCAGTGGTACGGTACAGGCCGGTGCTTGGCCGGTTTCGGTGGATGGTAATAAGCTGCCTACCTTGGCAGATATGCTGGAAAAAACAACGCCAGGGGTGGTCAATATCGCAACCTCGGGCCGGGTTGTTGAACAGACTCCTTTGTTAAGTGACCCTTTTTTCCGGCACTTTTTTGATCTGCCTAGTACGCGCCGTGCTAAGAAGACCCGCTCTTTGGGCTCTGGTGTCGTTGTTGATGCCAAACGCGGCTATATTTTAACCAACCATCATGTCATTGATAAAGCGCAGGTGATCACCGTTACGCTGCGGGATGGGCGGGTGCTTAATGCCAAAAAGGTAGGGGCCGACCCAGCCACTGATGTGGCGGTGATTAAGGTGAAAGCCGATAAACTACATGCCTTGCCTTTAGGCAACTCAGACAAGTTGCGGGTTGGGGATTTTGTGGTGGCCATTGGTAATCCCTTTGGTTTGGGGCAGACGGTTACCTCAGGCATTGTGAGTGCGCTGGGCCGTTCAGGGTTGGGGATTAAAGGGTATGAGGACTTTATTCAGACTGATGCCTCCATTAACCCCGGCAACTCTGGTGGGGCACTGGTCAATTTACGTGGCGAGCTGGTTGGCATTAATACCGCTATTTTAGCCAAAGGTGGCGGTAATGTAGGCATTGGCTTTGCCATCCCTGTCAATATGGCCCAGCAGTTAATGGCTCAACTTATTGAGTATGGTGAGGTTAGGCGGGGGCTATTAGGTATCTCTAGCCAGGATCTAACGCCAGAGCTGGCCCAAGCTTTTGGTCTGGACCATCAAAAGGGCAGTGTCATTACCCGTGTGACCCGTGGTTCAGCCGCACAAAAAGCAGGCTTGAAGGTCGGGGATATCATCTCCAAGGTGAATGGGCACTCGGTACGCAATGCGGCGCATCTACGTAACTTGGTTGGCCTGCTACGGGTGGGGGAAGAGGTTGAACTGACCCGTATTCGCAATGGCCGTAGTCGTACGGTCCGAGCTGTGGTGGCGGAGTCCAAACGTAAACGGGTGCAAGGCAAGGGTTTGTCATCCCGATTGGACGGGGCGGTTCTGGAGCGTCAAGAGGGGGATGAAAAGCCAGGTATTGTTGTGGTCAAAGTACGTCGCGGCAGTATGGCTTCCCGTATTGGTTTGCGTTCAGGGGATCGTATTGTAGAAATTAATCAACGCCCGGTAAAAAAGATGACAGATGTCGCCAGCCATTTAGAGGCAGACACCCGTAAGATGCTGCTGACCAT
This DNA window, taken from Magnetococcus sp. PR-3, encodes the following:
- a CDS encoding NUDIX hydrolase, which translates into the protein MTWSPETPYVTVDILIQMVDQPGSPVVLIERVNPPHGWALPGGFVDRGERAEVAAIREAKEETCLDVTLTGLLGVYSDPKRDPRLHTCSMVYVAEATGQPKAADDAKNIRVVDPTAPGVALAFDHDLILADLVAYRAHGAVAPLRMV
- the lipB gene encoding lipoyl(octanoyl) transferase LipB — protein: MSQPRPVVLVKRDGWDYQQAWDQQLAWVKAIHEGHRLDTLILVEHPPIYTLGKRAEPDDVLRPDIPAIRTDRGGQVTYHGPGQLVAYVLWNLRPNQHAVRTHVDRLERMVFTVLESYGLVGRNDDAGPGIWVGDAKIASIGVRVTRGISMHGLSLNREPDLSHFGGIVPCGQPGRPVTSLVAEGVEVTRDALEKRMVAAFETIFNARCVAE
- a CDS encoding DegQ family serine endoprotease is translated as MRGKVEIRLGVWAFLLWGLVASGTVQAGAWPVSVDGNKLPTLADMLEKTTPGVVNIATSGRVVEQTPLLSDPFFRHFFDLPSTRRAKKTRSLGSGVVVDAKRGYILTNHHVIDKAQVITVTLRDGRVLNAKKVGADPATDVAVIKVKADKLHALPLGNSDKLRVGDFVVAIGNPFGLGQTVTSGIVSALGRSGLGIKGYEDFIQTDASINPGNSGGALVNLRGELVGINTAILAKGGGNVGIGFAIPVNMAQQLMAQLIEYGEVRRGLLGISSQDLTPELAQAFGLDHQKGSVITRVTRGSAAQKAGLKVGDIISKVNGHSVRNAAHLRNLVGLLRVGEEVELTRIRNGRSRTVRAVVAESKRKRVQGKGLSSRLDGAVLERQEGDEKPGIVVVKVRRGSMASRIGLRSGDRIVEINQRPVKKMTDVASHLEADTRKMLLTIRRGKRNIRVMVR